In Streptomyces canus, one DNA window encodes the following:
- the rsmH gene encoding 16S rRNA (cytosine(1402)-N(4))-methyltransferase RsmH: MGREAHSNKGGGGRREGQSRHVPVMLQRCLDLLAPALERPGAVVVDCTLGLGGHSEALLQRFPEARLVALDRDKEALRLSGERLAPFGERATLVHAVYDELPDVLDRLGIARVQGVLFDLGVSSMQLDEADRGFAYAQDAPLDMRMDQTTGMSAAEVLNTYPPGELVRILRAYGEEKQAKRIVSAIVREREKQPFSHSARLVELIRDSLPQAAKRTGGNPAKRTFQALRIEVNGELSVLERAIPAAVKSLAVGGRIAVLSYHSLEDRLVKQVFAAGAATTAPPGLPVVPEQYQPRLKLLTRGAELPTEEEIAENRRAAPARCRGAERIRESIE, translated from the coding sequence ATGGGGCGCGAAGCGCATTCGAATAAGGGCGGTGGTGGGCGGCGGGAGGGGCAGAGTCGACACGTTCCGGTGATGCTCCAGCGGTGCCTGGACCTGTTGGCCCCCGCTCTCGAGCGGCCCGGAGCGGTGGTCGTCGACTGCACGCTCGGCCTCGGCGGCCACAGCGAGGCACTGCTCCAGCGCTTCCCCGAGGCCCGGCTCGTCGCCCTCGACCGCGACAAGGAGGCCCTGCGCCTGTCGGGCGAGCGGCTCGCGCCGTTCGGTGAGCGTGCCACCCTCGTCCACGCGGTCTACGACGAGCTCCCCGATGTCCTCGACAGGCTCGGCATCGCGCGCGTGCAGGGTGTCCTCTTCGATCTCGGTGTCTCCTCCATGCAACTCGACGAGGCCGACCGGGGCTTCGCCTACGCCCAGGACGCCCCCCTCGACATGCGCATGGACCAGACGACCGGCATGAGCGCCGCCGAGGTCCTCAACACCTACCCGCCGGGCGAACTCGTCCGGATCCTCAGGGCGTACGGCGAGGAGAAGCAGGCCAAGCGGATCGTGTCCGCCATCGTGCGTGAGCGGGAGAAGCAGCCCTTCTCCCACAGTGCTCGGCTCGTCGAGCTGATCAGGGACTCCCTGCCGCAGGCCGCCAAGCGCACCGGCGGCAACCCGGCCAAGCGCACGTTCCAGGCCCTGCGTATCGAGGTCAACGGCGAACTCTCCGTCCTGGAGCGGGCGATCCCGGCCGCGGTGAAGTCACTCGCCGTGGGCGGCCGGATCGCCGTGCTGTCGTACCACTCGCTGGAGGACCGGCTGGTCAAGCAGGTCTTCGCGGCCGGCGCCGCCACCACCGCCCCGCCCGGACTGCCCGTCGTCCCCGAGCAGTACCAGCCCCGGCTCAAGCTGCTCACGCGCGGTGCCGAACTTCCCACCGAGGAAGAGATCGCCGAGAACCGGCGGGCCGCACCGGCGCGATGCAGGGGCGCCGAGCGAATCAGGGAGTCCATCGAGTGA
- a CDS encoding beta-class carbonic anhydrase: MTLFFPSHGRTGTTVTSTVMVMTTSASVPTEGAISPGGRVTDRLVDANERYAAAFTDPGMDARPVLHVAVVACMDARLDLHAALGLELGDCHTIRNAGGVVTDDVIRSLTISQRKLGTRSVVLIHHTGCGLEAITEDFRTELEMEVGQRPAWAVEAFRDVDQDVRQSMQRVRTSPFLVHTDDVRGFVFDVKTGLLREIDPV; encoded by the coding sequence ATGACGCTCTTTTTCCCTTCTCACGGCAGGACCGGAACGACGGTGACCAGTACCGTCATGGTTATGACGACTTCCGCATCCGTTCCCACCGAAGGCGCCATATCCCCCGGCGGCCGTGTGACCGATCGCCTGGTCGACGCCAACGAGCGGTACGCCGCAGCCTTCACCGACCCCGGTATGGACGCCCGGCCGGTGCTGCACGTTGCCGTCGTGGCCTGCATGGACGCCCGACTCGATCTGCACGCCGCGCTCGGCCTGGAGCTCGGCGACTGCCACACCATCCGCAACGCGGGCGGTGTGGTGACCGACGACGTGATCCGCTCGCTCACCATCAGCCAGCGCAAGCTCGGCACCCGCAGCGTCGTCCTGATCCACCACACGGGCTGCGGCCTGGAGGCGATCACCGAGGACTTCCGCACCGAGCTGGAGATGGAGGTGGGCCAGCGTCCCGCGTGGGCGGTGGAGGCCTTCCGGGACGTCGACCAGGACGTACGGCAGTCCATGCAGCGGGTGCGCACCTCGCCCTTCCTGGTGCACACCGACGACGTGCGCGGCTTCGTGTTCGACGTGAAGACGGGTCTGCTGCGCGAGATCGATCCCGTGTAA